A region of the Methyloprofundus sedimenti genome:
GGATTGGAAGTCAAAATACCCGGATCTCGTTTAGATTAATATGGATTCAAATCATAGCGTAGTAAAAACGATATTTTATACTAGCCTTGCATTATTAGCCTTTGCGGCTAATTCGGTGCTGTGTCGATTAGCATTGGGAGCAGGGGCTATTGATGCCGCGAGCTTCACTGTCATACGCTTACTCTCTGGAGTGATAATTCTCTTAGTCATTATTAAAATGGCTAATCATAAAACGAGTTCTCCCCTACAAAATGGTAGCTGGTTTGCCAGCCTGATGCTATTTTTGTATGCCACTGCTTTTTCTTTCGCCTATATTACTCTGGATACAGCAACAGGTGCGCTCATCTTATTTGGATCGGTGCAAATAACCATGGTATTGCTATCACTTATTTCAGGAAACAGATTACATATTTCTGAGTGGTTAGGTGTATTCATTGCTTTTGCTGGCTTTGTATATTTGATGCTACCAGAGATTACGATGCCATCTATAAACGGTTTTTTGCTGATGAGTCTGGCTGGTATTGCATGGGGTATTTATACGCTTATAGGACGAGGGGCAAACAATCCCTTAATAGACACGGGCGATAACTTTATTAGGACGATTCCCCTGGTTTTAATTTTGTTAGTGATCACCGTTAAAAATGCAAATTATTCTTCAGAAGGAATTTTATTAGCTGTCTTATCAGGCGGTATTGCATCAGGGATGGGTTATACCGTATGGTATCTTGCTCTTAGAGGTCTTTCAGCCACACAGGCTGCGGCTGTTCAGTTGTTAGTACCCGTTATTGCAGCACTGGGTGGCGTTATATTTATATCAGAAACAATCACGCTTCGTTTGATGGTTTCAGCTTCTATAATGTTAGGCGGTATTTTTCTGATGATATTAGGGCGATATAAGTTTTTCTCAAAATATAAATTTTTTAAATGATTGTAAGGAGTCCTGTATCTTTACGACTCATTTTCTAATTTTTCATAAAAAACGTGCTTTCAAAAAGATTTCGGTCGCGTCACTACTTATTCCGAAGCTTACATGAACGACACAGCAATCAGTGAATCAGTACAAAACTATTATGGACAGGTCTTGCAATCCAGTCAGGACTTGAAAACCAGCGCTTGCTGTACATTAGACTCTGTCCCTGTACACTTACGCCCTTTATTATCTGACTTGCACCCTGAAGTCGTTGCCCGTTATTACGGTTGCGGAACGCCTTTATCACCTGCTTTAGAAGGCGCTACGGTCCTGGATCTTGGTTGTGGCACGGGCCGTGATTGTTATTTATTGTCACGTTTAGTCGGTGAGTCAGGTCATGTAATGGGTATTGATATGACTGAAGAGCAACTGGCTATGGATAACAAGTACAGTGTATCTAGCTATTAGGTCAGATAGCAAACACAACATAAAATCCTGTTGCGGGGACGAAGTGAAGAGATGGAGGGGGTAAAATAATTAATTCTCGGAGTTAAATAATTCTAATGGTTTTTTCTTATTGGTTTCGAATA
Encoded here:
- a CDS encoding methyltransferase domain-containing protein: MNDTAISESVQNYYGQVLQSSQDLKTSACCTLDSVPVHLRPLLSDLHPEVVARYYGCGTPLSPALEGATVLDLGCGTGRDCYLLSRLVGESGHVMGIDMTEEQLAMDNKYSVSSY
- a CDS encoding DMT family transporter → MDSNHSVVKTIFYTSLALLAFAANSVLCRLALGAGAIDAASFTVIRLLSGVIILLVIIKMANHKTSSPLQNGSWFASLMLFLYATAFSFAYITLDTATGALILFGSVQITMVLLSLISGNRLHISEWLGVFIAFAGFVYLMLPEITMPSINGFLLMSLAGIAWGIYTLIGRGANNPLIDTGDNFIRTIPLVLILLVITVKNANYSSEGILLAVLSGGIASGMGYTVWYLALRGLSATQAAAVQLLVPVIAALGGVIFISETITLRLMVSASIMLGGIFLMILGRYKFFSKYKFFK